The Bacillus sp. B-jedd sequence AGAGCAAAATCGACTGTGGGTATGCCCCTCTTCAAAGCAATGAATGTAGTCAGCGAGGAAACCCCGGCCGAATGGGAGCTAGGCATGCCCCCGGTCTGAAAGAATAAATCAGGCCTCCACTCTTTTTTCTGCGCATAATGGATCGGTATTTTCAAGCCCTGCGCGAGCCCTATGCTCAATAAGGATACAATGACGCCTTTGTTCATTTCCTTCACCTCATCACCTAAATTATCAATCGTTTTTTATTATTCCCTATGGAGATACTAAGAAAACAGGAGGTGGCTAAAGTGAGCAAAAATGACGGAAACAGGGGGACAAAAGCCCCAGGAGTCAATCCGCAGGGATTTGGGCAGGATGCCTCAAGAACACCGGATCCAAAAAGTAAGCTGGAAGAGAAGGCTAAAAAAAGTAACACCAAAAGATAATTGCAATGAAAACGCCCGCTTCCTTTTCGAAGGAAACGGGCATCCTAAATTTCATTCAAAAACTGGCTCGGACTGGTAGGGGATCAGGCGGGAGATACCTCTCAACCCCATATCATTCAAAACATTCTCAACCATTCCCCTGTCGGGTGAAAAGAGCGCTGAAGGTATATGGCACTCGACCGGAACTTCACAATGGATTTCAGCAAGTTTTCGTGATAGATGGAGCATCTCTAAATCCTGTTCAATTTTTGTCCGGTGGGACTTCGAAAGCTTATCAAGATTCGCCAATATCCCCTCGATATGCCCGTGTTCAAGTAAAAGCTTCAGAGCTGTCTTTTCACCAATTCCCTTCACCCCGGGATAGTTATCACTCGGGTCACCCATCAGCGCCTTTAAATCGATCATTTGGCGGGGAATCAAACCGCATTCCTCGTAAAAGGTCTCAGGCGTATGGACCTGGTAGTTCCCATATCCTTTTTTAAGCAAAATAACCGAGACCTGCTCATCAAGTAGTTGCAGGATATCCCTGTCCCCAGTCAAAATCGATACTGGCAAATGGCGGCTTGCCTCAATGGCAATCGTTCCGATGCAATCATCTGCTTCATAACCCGCGAGTCCAATATTAGGGATGCCGAAAGCTGCTGTGGCTTCTTTTGCAAGTTCAAATTGAGGAATCAGTTCGACAGGTGCTTCGCCTCTGTTCGCCTTGTAACCATCAAACATCTCCGTCCGAAAGGTTTTGCTTCCCATATCCCAACAGACAGCGACATGCGTCGGTGAAAACTCAGAAACAGCTGCCAGCATATGTTTAAGGAAGCCATGAACCGCGTTCGTGGGCATACCCTTAGAGTTAATCATAAATTGTCCGGTGACCGCGGTAGCATAAAAAGCCCTGAACAAAAGGGCCATCCCATCTATCAGCATAAGTGATTCATTACTTTTAGTTTGCATAGTCGATCCTCCATGAAAAAAGGCGCTGTTACGCGCCTTTCACTATTGTTCACTGAATCTATTATAACATAATAACAGGTGAAATAGTGGGTTATTTCGAAAGCTGTTTGGCTTCCTCTAGTCTTTTCTTAAGATCCTCGACATCAAGTCCGCCGCCATAAATCTCAAGCAATCCGGATACATAATCCTCCGCCTGTTGGCCCTTGTTTTCAATGACAACAGAAAACGCCTTTTCGACAAACCCGCTTCCGTAAAGCGAAAGTCTTTCTGCCTGGTATTTAAGGTATGCATCAGCCTCGCTGCTCAAAACGTTCTGCAACTGTTCCTGCATGGCCTTCTTTCCGTTTTTCTCAAAAAAGTCCTTTGGATTTTTGAACAGGGAAAGCGGCTTAGAGAACAAGCTTCTGTCTGTATTGGCAAGGGCAGCTGGAAACTCGATTCCCTCCGCTTCCGGTAACTCTGTTTCACCGAACGTAAGGCCCTCACATATTTCCGCCAATTCCCTTTCAAGTCCTGAACTGTATCCCTTCACCGAAGCGGAGGCAAACTTTTCGATTCTTAAACTTGTCGCTCGCATTTCCTGCGCCAAATCATGTCCAAGGCTTCCCAGCAAATCCTCCAACGCCATGCCAAGTGCCTTTTTCAAATAGCCGCTTTGCCCGTTTAATACAGAGGGATTAAACGACTCCTTGAAAAAGTCATTAAACCTCAGGAAAACCCTTTGCTTGCAATAATGGATAAGCTCTTCCGCTTCCTGGCACACTCGCTTTTTAAGCTGGGCCGGCGACTGCGAGTAGAGGAAAGCCTTCATTCTGGCATCGGTATTTTTCAGAACGCTGATATTTTCGGCAGCTTTCGACTTATCCTCCGTTGCCGACCGGACGAGGCTGGCCAACAGGCGGGTAACACGGACAAGCTCCTCTTCGGCTGAAGAAATGGCCAGTTTTGCCAGTCCTTCCGAAATGAACCTGTAAAATGTGTCTTCAAATCCCGGAATGCCAGAATCCAAATTAACATGACCTTCTTTTTCCCTTATACCATTCAGACTTGAAACCGTGTTAAGTGACGGATTCCTGATGCCATACTGCTCCAGTTGCTCCCTCACATATGATATGACCAGTTCTTTCTCAGTTTCATCCTTGGCCAGGTCAATGGCGTTGATGATAAAAAACATTTTATCAAGTTCGAAGACTTCCTTTACCCTGCCAAGCTGGATGAGGAACTCCCGGTCGGCCCTCGAAAAGGCATGATTATAGTAGGTCACAAACAGGATGGCATCCGCATTTTTAATATAATTGAAAGCGACCCCGGTATGCCTGGCGTTAATTGAATCCGCACCAGGAGTGTCGACAAGTGTGATTCCCTTTCTTGTCAGCGGGCAATCGTAATATAAGTCAATCCATTCCGCAAAGCACGATTTTTCTTCCTTTGCGACAAATTCGCTGAACTGGTCAAAATCCGCCTCTAACAATTTTCCTAAATGCTCGTTTTCATGGGCAAATCCCATCTTGAAAGCATTTAGGAAGGATAAATTTGCCTTCTCGGCTGTATCGCCGGTAAAAGGCAATTTTTCAAGTTCATTTATCTTAGCCAAAGCAGTTTCCAGGGTCCCTACTTCATCCGTGAAACTTTTGAGAGCCTGATTCACATCAGCAAGCAGGCTGGATGGGTCTTTCATCTTCACCATGACAGCCCCATGATGATGCTGGCTATCGACAGGCTTGATTCTGCAAATCGATGCGGTAGTCGGATTCGGGGAGACAGGGAGCACCTTTTTGCCAATCAACGCATTTGCGAACGAAGATTTACCCGCACTGAATGCGCCGAAGAGAGCGACAGTATACGACCTGTTTTCCAGCTTTCCTGCTCTTTCCACCAGTTCAGCGGCGAGGTGATTGAAACCCGGCAGGCCTGAAACAATTTGCGCAGCTTTTCTGAGCCGATCGGGAACATCCGCCCTGATTCGGCCCGGCTCTATCTCTGTGACCGCTTCAACAAGCAAATCTTTCTGTGCTTCCTTTACTTCCAAGGATTCATTTTTGTTTGACAGAGCATCTCTTATTACTCTAACGGCTTCCTCTTCCTTGCTGAAAAGCCGCTCAGTTGTTTCTCCTCCAAGGCTTTCCCCTTGCAAAATCAACGAAAGTTCATGTCTGTCTAATTCAATTATCTCTTTAAGAGTGCCGAGTTTCTGCTCAGCTTCTAGATATTCATTAAATTTGGCAAGTTCATGTTCATGCTTAAATATATCCTCTTCCGTCATCTTCCCAACGAAATTCAAATAAGCTTTTTTGAATTCATTAATGTTTTTCCTGGCAGCCATTTTGATTTCGGAAACCAATTCATCTGTATAAGTAAGGACATAATCGCCAGATAAAAGGGCGCCCTTTTTGACAGGCTTTTCAATTAGCGCGTCATCGATAGGTATCTGAAAGCCGCCAGCTAAAGATAGAAGCCCGCTGTCTGTGATTTGCCGCTCTTTGAGTGTATTCAATAAAAGTTCCCTTAAATGCCATTCTGCCTGCTGTTTCGTTTTCTCGCTGACATCTTTAAGAAAGGCTTCTTTCCTTGCCTGTTTTTCAGCGTTTGTTTTTCCGCTAGAAAAAATGAATCCTACCTTGAAACCCGGTTGGACAGATTCCAGATAGCCTTTTGCCAGCTCGCGGGTTTCAAACGGCATTAAATAGGCATTCTGCAAGATCCTCGATACTTCCTGATCCAACTCCTTGCCAGCCGTTTCCTCACTTTGGGCTTTTTCACTCAAAGTGTCCTCCAATAAGGAAATCCTCTCTGAGATTGGCACTTTACCAGCCGGGAGCCCTTCTGAAAGCAGTTGTGTCAATGTACCTCTTTCTTCCGCCTGGTCCTCTATTTCTTTTTGTAAAAAATCATCAGCCAGCTTTTCAGCCGCAGCCATGACCGAGGCTTCCAGTCCGCTACTGTCCGCTCCCTTTGTACGGATGAAGGCTTCCAGTTCGGGATATTGGTTTTCCGGGTGTTCCGGATGTTTAAGGGTTGTATAAAAAATGCCGGCAGGCTCTACTCCCCATGAACGGAAGGAAGAAGCTACACTCTCCTTAAAGCTTGTAAAACTTAGCTCGGCTTCCTGGTGCTTATCGATTTGATTTACGATCAAATAAACTTCTTTTCCGGCATCCTGCAAATCTTTTGTAAACAGGAAATTGACCCCTGATTGGACATGATTATAGTCCATAACGTAAAAAACCAAATCAGCAAGATGAATGGCGGACTCGGTTGAAATCCGATGGGCATCATCAACCGAATCGATTCCCGGAGTATCCAGGATGACGGTTTTTTCAGGAAGGTGGGTGCGCTCCCTGCTGATTTCAATTTCTGTAATTTCATCACCGTCAAGGCAATGGGTTTTCACAATGCTGTAATCATAAGGCGGCAAATAAAGCCATGGAATATCTTTTTTGAAATAGACTTTGGCATATTCTTCACCCGATTTAACCCTGACCAGATTGGCGCTAGTCGGGATTGGGCTTGAAGGAAGAATATCTTCCCCGGCCAGGGTATTTATTATAGATGATTTCCCAGCCGAGAAGTGGCCGCAGAAGGCGATGACCTTTTCTCCCGAGCTGTATTTCCGCCCAAGCTGTTTCACTTTTTCAGCCAGGCCAGATTCTCCCTTTTCTTCAAAAAAACGATGCAGTGCAGATAATACCCCTTTTACATTTTTCATAGAGTCTTGCTGCCTTTTTGCCTGAATCATGAAATGGAATCCCCTATCATTAATAATCTCCATATATTTTAAACGAAAATTCATTCAATTCCCATTGATTAGAATGAAAATTTTCTGGAATCCATTTTCATCTTAAAAAGAATGCTTTGTTATCCTTGATTGTTGATTTCCACTCCGGGGACATGCTTTCCGCGAGGCGAAGCATCTACCTGAACTAACTTCATGTGAAACTTCCATTAATAGGCTTCGTGCAGCTTTGCGACGAGCTGAAGGTTCGCTTCCCCGAATAATCTGTGGCGCAGGAGCATTCTTTTATGGAGCCTCCTCGGCGTCTTTGACGACTGTTTGTCTAGCTGCAGCGCCTAGCCCCTCGAGGTCGCTTCGGTCCCGAAGGAAAAGTCAAAGAACGACTTCCCCTTCTGGCCCTCCAGCGCTTGGCTACGCTTCGCTCGCATTAAGGGCGACTAGGATTTTGCTTCGCAAAACCAAGTCTTCCTATATCGGGGCTGACCACAAAGGTAAGCTTCTGCGAATAGTCATCGCAGGGACAGGCGGTTTTTGCCTGTCACGAAGGCGCTTCCGCTTTTCGTGGGGTCTCCACGTGCCGCTTCATCCCGCCGTAGTCAGTCCCCTCCGTTCCGATCTACTTCATTGAAAATCAGCATTCACCTTTAACAGAGCCAAAAAGAAAAAAACCAGGGATAGCCCTGGCTTGGTCAGTTATATTGAATTTTATCTTGTAGGTCTTGCTACATGGCCTAAAACATGTTTCATCACTGCTGCATAAACTAAAACCGTTCCGCCAACGAATACGATCGCCATATGTAACACCTTCCTGAAGTTGAGAATGATTTTCATTTCTGATTAAAGTGTATCATGGCTGAGAACGATTTTCAATAGAAGAACTTCAGTTGTCAAACTTCTTTAACATTTTTGACTCAATCTTGCCATTTCTATTGAGCTGGTTTTCATATTCAGTCAGCTTTTTCAGTGCTGATTCCTCCGCGGGAATTCTGATGGAGAGCATGATTGCGTTCAATATGGCAAAAACAGCAGCGGTTATATATGCATTAAATAACAACGGAATGACAAGCAGTTCAAGTGTGACAATGACATAGTTGGGATGCTTAAGGAAACGGTATGGCCCTTTCCTGACAGGCTCTGCTCCCGGCAAGACGATAATCTTTGTATTCCAATACTTGCCCAAGGAAGCAAGTGCCCAAATTCTTCCGGCCTGGGCAACTAAAAAAAGGGATACCAGGAATGGCCAAAAAGGCGATACGTTTTTTTTCAAAACTAGCACTTCCAGAAAAAGAGACAGGAAGAATCCAATATGCATTAAGACCATCCACGGATAATGCCCGCTGCCAAACTCAATTGCCCCTTCTCTTTTCATCCGGTCTTCATTCCTTCTCGCAATCATAAGTTCGATAAGCCTCTGTAAAATGACAAAAGTAATTAAAAAGCCGAAAAGCATCATTCACCCCACCTCATCAAAAGAAGCTCCGAGCTGAAACCAGGCCCCAGTGCCGCGGCAAGCCCATATGCCCCTTCCATAGGTTCCATCTCCATATGCCTTTTCAAAACATATAAAATTGTGGAAGATGACATGTTTCCGTATTCCTTTAGCACATCAGTGGATATATCCATTAAGGAACGATCAATCCCCAGCGAAACGGCATAAGCATCGAGGACTTTCTTCCCTCCTGGATGGGCAATGAAATAGCCGATATCTTCCATAGTGAGATTCTGATTTTCTAAAAAACCAAAAACATTCGGTTGCAGCCAATTCTCAATCATCGAGGGAATGTCCCTCGAGAATATGACATATAAGCCCTCGTTTTTAATGTCCCACCCCATCACATCCATCGAGTCCGGCATTAGAGTGGACTGCGTAGCAAGAATGGCCGGAACTCTGCCGGTTTGGATTCTTTCTGCCTCGTCACCTGTAACCAATGCGCAGCTAACGCCGTCAGCGAATAGGGAAGTACCGACTAAGTTGCTTTTAGATCTATCGTTTTTTTGAAAGGTGAGGCTGCAAAGTTCCACGCTAAGCACAAGGACTTTGGCAATTGGATAGGCTAGGCAATATTCGTATGCCCTGGCCAGGCCCGCGGCTCCGCCGGCACAGCCCAGGCCCCATATCGGAATTCTTTTTGCATGGGGAGAGAATGATAATTTATTCATGATCCTGGCTTCTATGCTCGGTGTAGCCAGACCTGTTGTCGATATAAAAAAAATGGCATCTATTTCCGCGGGTTCAACCTCCCTCTGAAGGAACCGTAAATTAGTGAGGCATTTTTCGACGGCCTCTTTTCCCAGTTCTACGGCGGACTCAATATAAGCATCATTCCGCTCCTTAAAAGTCCTTTCTTCTTTGAACCATTCGATATCTTTTGCAAAGCGCCGGCTTTCAATTTGGCCGTTCTGGAAAACTGTTAATAGTCGTTCTATATCTTTAAAGGATTCTGAAAACAGTTCCCTTGCAAACTCCACAGCGCTTTCCTGTTCAATTTTATAAGGCGGGAGGGCTTCTCCGATTGAAATAATTGATGGCATTGTCCATTCTCCTTCGGCTCTACTGAGGATATTTTTACCTAAAGCACCGGAATTATGCAGGTGCGGCTATTGTCCTATTCCCCAATTTGTCCGTTAATATACAGAGTGTGAATGGCATTGTCTGCGAAAAGAAAAAAAGCTTCCCCTTAAAAGGAGAAGCCACGTTTTGAAGGTGTTGCTGTGCAACCTTATTATACTAAAAATGTTGGCCCTGTTCATTGCGCAAACTTTTCCATTGAACACGAATCAGAATCCTTGGATTGTCATCCCGCCATCTACATACAAAGTCTGGCCATGAACATAACTGCCGGCCTCAGAAGCCAGGAAAACTGCGGGACCGGCCAGCTCGGGGAGTTCCCCGATACGATTTAAAGGGGTCACATCCAGGATGGCTTTTACATAATCAGGATCCGCGAGCAGCTTCTCCGTTAAAGGAGTCTTGAAATACCACGGTCCGATTGCGTTCACATTGATGTTATACTTGCCCCATTCCAATGCGAGGACTTTAGTCATCTGGATGATGGCCGCTTTAGTGGCCGCATAGACAACCCCTGTTCTTAAGGCGACATGGCCGGCTACAGACGCGATTGAAATGATCCTGCCGCCTGTACCTTGTTCCTTCATGACTCTGCCTGTTTCCTGAGCCATCATGAACGCGGACTTCAAGTTTGTATTCATGATCGTTTGCCATTCTTCATCTGTTACATCCAGGGCTTTTGAGCGGATATTCATTCCGGCATTATTGACAAGAATGTCAATCGAGCCCCATTTATCCTTTACCGACCGGACAGCCCTCTGGATATCCTCCCTTTTCGTTACATCACATGGAATAATGAGCGCCCTTCTTCCCTCGTTATGTATGAAGCCTGCTGTTTCCTCCAAATCCGACGCAGTCCGTGAAAGAATCGCAACATCCGCTCCAGCTTCCGCAAATGCGATTGCGAGTGCCCTTCCGATTCCCCTTCCGGCCCCTGTAATGACCGCCGTTTTTCCATCAAGTCGAAATGAAGGTAAATACATCCCAACCACCCTTTCCTATTTAAAGCAGTCCGGCATTTCCAATAAGATCGTTTCCGCCTAAACCACCAATGAATTATCTCAATTATAAAGAAAAGGCATTTAAAAAGCACCGTTTAAACGGTGCGGTTCGTTATGGGCGTGACTGTTTTTGTACTTCAATCCAAATTTTATTCTCCGCGGTTAAGCCGCAAACACGGCATTTTGTAACTGAATGATACAATAACCGGCATTTCTCGCAATAGTATCTTTCCATCCTTGTTTTGCCCCTTTTTCTGCAAGTTTTTAGTTAATATAGTGTATCGGCCACGAACCAAATGGTGCGAAAGTTAGAAAAATTCCATCCTTATTTGACGTGCTCAGTTACTTTTGTCACTCAAAATCGCCCATGTTCACAATGCCGTAATACGCCGTTCATTTTTCTGTCACAAATCCATTTTCCTGCAAGTGATTTAAATCACTGATATAACAATTTTTCACTATTAACATAGTGAAAAATAAGGTATGAACACTTTGTGAACTTTCTGAAACCATATTTTACTTTCTTAATTGTTTTGTATTATGAAATAGTACTTATTGTATTTTTTCAATATTTTGAAGGGAGTGCGGGGGATGGCGAAACCAGTATTGGCAAAATCGCATGCGAAGACAAAACAAAAGGTCAAAGATGATGAGCCTGTTCTGAAGGGGACTCTCGTTTCCGTAATGTTGCTTGGCGCATTTTTAATTCTTTCGTGGGCAGGCGTTTATTTTTTATTCCTTGACCGCTTTTAAACTAAGAAAGGGGACCATTTATGCATATCCATAAATTCGAGAAAATTTGGCTTATTTTCGGTATAGCCACTCTTGTTTTTTTTCTTACCGTCGTTGGCGTAAGTGCTTTTTATATGGGAAACCAGCCTCCAAGCTGCCTTCAGACGATCGATGTCGATAAAGTTGATACACAGGAACCATTCAACAAACCGGGCCTGACCAAAGTCGAAGGCAAGGAATGGGATTACCAGCTCGTGTACGTTGCATCCGCTTTTTCCTATAATCCGGTTGAAGTCCAAGTTCCACTTGGGGCGAAGGTTAAGATTATCGCTACAACAAAAGATGTCATCCACGGCTTTGAAGTAGCCGGAACAAATATTAATATGATGCTTGAACCGGGGTATGTGAGTGAATTTACGACCACCTTTGACAAGCCAGGCGAATTCCTGATTGTCTGCAATGAATATTGCGGTACAGGACATCACTTAATGTACTCTAAAATTGAGGTGACCGAATAATGGCTTCTTCTACAACCAGTGTAAAAGTCGATTCCCGCGATGCCAAACTTGCTATGGCTCATCTCTATGTAGCTTTCATCGCACTTGCGCTCGGAGGGCTGATGGGACTGCTGCAGGTTTTGGTCCGATCAGGTGAATTTCAGCTTCCTTTCGGCATCGATTATTACCAGGTCCTGACTGTACATGGTGTTCTCCTTGGACTCGTCCTGACAACTTTCTTTATCCTTGGCTTCCAGGCGGCCGCAGTCAGCAGAACTGCCGGGCCAATGACAAGCAAGGCGCGTATAACCGGCTGGGTTGGATTCTGGCTGATGACCGTGGGCACCGCTATGGCTGCCGTCATGATCCTTCTTAAAAAAGCTTCTGTCCTTTTCACTTTTTATGCTCCACTGATGGCTCACCCGATCTTTTATATCGGGCTTACACTTGTCATTGTTGGAAGCTGGGTTTCCGGGGCAGCACTAATTATGACTTACGCAAAATGGAGACGGAGCAACCCAGGCAAAAACAGCCCGCTCCTGACATTCATGGTTGTTGTCAATACTGTTATGTGGATTGTAGCAACACTGGGCGTAGCTGCTACAGTCCTGCTTCAGCTCCTTCCGTGGTCACTCGGTATTGTTGACAGGGTTGATGTGCTTGTCAGCCGGACTTTATTTTGGTACTTCGGCCATCCGCTTGTTTACTTCTGGCTGTTGCCGGCGTATATGTGCTGGTATGCGATCATACCAAAGATTATTGGCGGAAAAATTTTCTCCGATTCCCTTGCCAGGCTTTCATTCCTTTTATTCCTGCTATTTTCAATCCCGGTCGGCTTCCATCACCAGCTGACAGAGCCAGGGATTGATCCGGCATGGAAGTTCCTGCAGGTAATCCTGACATTCATGGTTATTATCCCTTCGTTAATGACGGCCTTTACAATGTTTGCAACGTTTGAAAAAACCGGCCGTGCAAAAGGTGCTTCTGGCCTGTTTGGCTGGATCAAGATGCTTCCGTGGGGAGATGCGCGTTTCACGGTTCCTTTCATCGGGATGGCTGCTTTCAT is a genomic window containing:
- a CDS encoding SDR family NAD(P)-dependent oxidoreductase, with amino-acid sequence MYLPSFRLDGKTAVITGAGRGIGRALAIAFAEAGADVAILSRTASDLEETAGFIHNEGRRALIIPCDVTKREDIQRAVRSVKDKWGSIDILVNNAGMNIRSKALDVTDEEWQTIMNTNLKSAFMMAQETGRVMKEQGTGGRIISIASVAGHVALRTGVVYAATKAAIIQMTKVLALEWGKYNINVNAIGPWYFKTPLTEKLLADPDYVKAILDVTPLNRIGELPELAGPAVFLASEAGSYVHGQTLYVDGGMTIQGF
- a CDS encoding cytochrome c oxidase subunit II, whose product is MHIHKFEKIWLIFGIATLVFFLTVVGVSAFYMGNQPPSCLQTIDVDKVDTQEPFNKPGLTKVEGKEWDYQLVYVASAFSYNPVEVQVPLGAKVKIIATTKDVIHGFEVAGTNINMMLEPGYVSEFTTTFDKPGEFLIVCNEYCGTGHHLMYSKIEVTE
- a CDS encoding b(o/a)3-type cytochrome-c oxidase subunit 1, whose protein sequence is MASSTTSVKVDSRDAKLAMAHLYVAFIALALGGLMGLLQVLVRSGEFQLPFGIDYYQVLTVHGVLLGLVLTTFFILGFQAAAVSRTAGPMTSKARITGWVGFWLMTVGTAMAAVMILLKKASVLFTFYAPLMAHPIFYIGLTLVIVGSWVSGAALIMTYAKWRRSNPGKNSPLLTFMVVVNTVMWIVATLGVAATVLLQLLPWSLGIVDRVDVLVSRTLFWYFGHPLVYFWLLPAYMCWYAIIPKIIGGKIFSDSLARLSFLLFLLFSIPVGFHHQLTEPGIDPAWKFLQVILTFMVIIPSLMTAFTMFATFEKTGRAKGASGLFGWIKMLPWGDARFTVPFIGMAAFIPAGAGGIINASHQMNQVVHNTIWVTGHFHLTLATTVVLTFFGISYWLVPHLTGRRLTKTMNKLAIIQAWVWAIGMTFMSGAMHAAGLLGAPRRSSFSEYGGSAQAAEWIPYQVAQAIGGSILFIGIILVLVIFINLAFFAPKGEEEFPVGETDDGAEKAPAVFENWKIWLGITAALILFAYTIPLIDIIQNAPLGSKGWKTW
- the sspL gene encoding small, acid-soluble spore protein L; protein product: MSKNDGNRGTKAPGVNPQGFGQDASRTPDPKSKLEEKAKKSNTKR
- a CDS encoding type III polyketide synthase, which produces MPSIISIGEALPPYKIEQESAVEFARELFSESFKDIERLLTVFQNGQIESRRFAKDIEWFKEERTFKERNDAYIESAVELGKEAVEKCLTNLRFLQREVEPAEIDAIFFISTTGLATPSIEARIMNKLSFSPHAKRIPIWGLGCAGGAAGLARAYEYCLAYPIAKVLVLSVELCSLTFQKNDRSKSNLVGTSLFADGVSCALVTGDEAERIQTGRVPAILATQSTLMPDSMDVMGWDIKNEGLYVIFSRDIPSMIENWLQPNVFGFLENQNLTMEDIGYFIAHPGGKKVLDAYAVSLGIDRSLMDISTDVLKEYGNMSSSTILYVLKRHMEMEPMEGAYGLAAALGPGFSSELLLMRWGE
- a CDS encoding dynamin family protein, whose protein sequence is MIQAKRQQDSMKNVKGVLSALHRFFEEKGESGLAEKVKQLGRKYSSGEKVIAFCGHFSAGKSSIINTLAGEDILPSSPIPTSANLVRVKSGEEYAKVYFKKDIPWLYLPPYDYSIVKTHCLDGDEITEIEISRERTHLPEKTVILDTPGIDSVDDAHRISTESAIHLADLVFYVMDYNHVQSGVNFLFTKDLQDAGKEVYLIVNQIDKHQEAELSFTSFKESVASSFRSWGVEPAGIFYTTLKHPEHPENQYPELEAFIRTKGADSSGLEASVMAAAEKLADDFLQKEIEDQAEERGTLTQLLSEGLPAGKVPISERISLLEDTLSEKAQSEETAGKELDQEVSRILQNAYLMPFETRELAKGYLESVQPGFKVGFIFSSGKTNAEKQARKEAFLKDVSEKTKQQAEWHLRELLLNTLKERQITDSGLLSLAGGFQIPIDDALIEKPVKKGALLSGDYVLTYTDELVSEIKMAARKNINEFKKAYLNFVGKMTEEDIFKHEHELAKFNEYLEAEQKLGTLKEIIELDRHELSLILQGESLGGETTERLFSKEEEAVRVIRDALSNKNESLEVKEAQKDLLVEAVTEIEPGRIRADVPDRLRKAAQIVSGLPGFNHLAAELVERAGKLENRSYTVALFGAFSAGKSSFANALIGKKVLPVSPNPTTASICRIKPVDSQHHHGAVMVKMKDPSSLLADVNQALKSFTDEVGTLETALAKINELEKLPFTGDTAEKANLSFLNAFKMGFAHENEHLGKLLEADFDQFSEFVAKEEKSCFAEWIDLYYDCPLTRKGITLVDTPGADSINARHTGVAFNYIKNADAILFVTYYNHAFSRADREFLIQLGRVKEVFELDKMFFIINAIDLAKDETEKELVISYVREQLEQYGIRNPSLNTVSSLNGIREKEGHVNLDSGIPGFEDTFYRFISEGLAKLAISSAEEELVRVTRLLASLVRSATEDKSKAAENISVLKNTDARMKAFLYSQSPAQLKKRVCQEAEELIHYCKQRVFLRFNDFFKESFNPSVLNGQSGYLKKALGMALEDLLGSLGHDLAQEMRATSLRIEKFASASVKGYSSGLERELAEICEGLTFGETELPEAEGIEFPAALANTDRSLFSKPLSLFKNPKDFFEKNGKKAMQEQLQNVLSSEADAYLKYQAERLSLYGSGFVEKAFSVVIENKGQQAEDYVSGLLEIYGGGLDVEDLKKRLEEAKQLSK
- a CDS encoding cytochrome c oxidase subunit 2A, encoding MAKPVLAKSHAKTKQKVKDDEPVLKGTLVSVMLLGAFLILSWAGVYFLFLDRF
- a CDS encoding isoprenylcysteine carboxyl methyltransferase family protein, whose amino-acid sequence is MLFGFLITFVILQRLIELMIARRNEDRMKREGAIEFGSGHYPWMVLMHIGFFLSLFLEVLVLKKNVSPFWPFLVSLFLVAQAGRIWALASLGKYWNTKIIVLPGAEPVRKGPYRFLKHPNYVIVTLELLVIPLLFNAYITAAVFAILNAIMLSIRIPAEESALKKLTEYENQLNRNGKIESKMLKKFDN
- a CDS encoding 5'-3' exonuclease: MQTKSNESLMLIDGMALLFRAFYATAVTGQFMINSKGMPTNAVHGFLKHMLAAVSEFSPTHVAVCWDMGSKTFRTEMFDGYKANRGEAPVELIPQFELAKEATAAFGIPNIGLAGYEADDCIGTIAIEASRHLPVSILTGDRDILQLLDEQVSVILLKKGYGNYQVHTPETFYEECGLIPRQMIDLKALMGDPSDNYPGVKGIGEKTALKLLLEHGHIEGILANLDKLSKSHRTKIEQDLEMLHLSRKLAEIHCEVPVECHIPSALFSPDRGMVENVLNDMGLRGISRLIPYQSEPVFE